One Haloarcula sp. CBA1127 genomic window carries:
- a CDS encoding PTS sugar transporter subunit IIA codes for MTDAIAADDIEELIPANHISLSEPPAEKEACIESLLDLLVDGGRVEDRERALDALLERESETTTGVGMGIGIPHAKTDAVRRPSLAFVRSEEGVDFGSMDGEPATLIFMILVPEAGGEEHLNILSSLSRALMHDDVRDRLHEAEDEATVQDALREAIA; via the coding sequence ATGACAGACGCAATCGCAGCGGACGATATTGAAGAACTGATTCCGGCCAACCACATCTCGCTGTCCGAGCCACCAGCTGAGAAGGAAGCGTGTATCGAGTCCCTGCTCGACCTATTAGTTGACGGTGGCAGGGTTGAGGACCGCGAACGCGCACTCGACGCGCTGCTGGAACGCGAATCGGAGACCACGACGGGCGTCGGCATGGGTATCGGCATCCCGCACGCGAAGACTGACGCCGTGAGGCGCCCGTCGCTGGCGTTTGTCCGCTCCGAGGAAGGCGTCGACTTCGGCTCGATGGACGGCGAGCCCGCGACGCTCATCTTCATGATTCTCGTGCCGGAAGCCGGCGGCGAAGAGCACCTCAACATCCTCAGTTCCCTCTCGCGGGCTCTGATGCACGACGACGTTCGGGACCGACTCCACGAAGCAGAGGACGAGGCGACCGTTCAGGACGCGCTCCGGGAGGCCATCGCATGA
- a CDS encoding PTS fructose transporter subunit IIB: MKLVAVTSCPTGIAHSQMAAENLEQTAEEQGHDIKVEVQGAMGAENELSDGDIEAADAAIIASDTSVSQDRFSSVPLIDGTVKDAVNDAEGMISDAIAAADGDASATGSEGEGSKSADTESDQQRRRGGDRSKSLVARLKRLLS, translated from the coding sequence ATGAAACTCGTCGCAGTCACCTCCTGTCCGACTGGTATCGCACACAGTCAGATGGCAGCTGAGAACCTCGAACAGACGGCAGAAGAACAGGGCCACGATATCAAGGTAGAAGTTCAGGGAGCAATGGGCGCGGAGAACGAACTCTCTGACGGGGACATTGAAGCCGCCGATGCCGCCATCATCGCCTCCGACACGTCGGTCAGTCAGGACCGATTCAGTAGCGTCCCGCTGATCGACGGAACCGTCAAGGACGCCGTCAACGACGCTGAAGGAATGATCTCTGACGCGATTGCGGCCGCCGACGGCGACGCATCGGCCACTGGAAGCGAGGGAGAGGGGTCCAAATCCGCAGATACTGAGTCTGATCAGCAGCGCCGCCGTGGCGGTGACCGTTCGAAGAGCCTCGTAGCTCGGCTGAAGCGTTTGCTTAGTTGA
- the ptsP gene encoding phosphoenolpyruvate--protein phosphotransferase: MAERTLHGTGATPRSGVGTVVWYGRDISLPDPDGVEVDPETAVQRFADAVDTARAELESEREATAERVGEDEAAVFDAHIQFLEDPTIEDAVETMIADGIPAPNAVDAAFSEHIEQFEGMDGRMAERADDLRDVRDRLLRLLTDGERVDLGDLPAGSVVLAERLTPSDTAQLDPERVAGFATVTGGRTSHAAIFARSLALPAVVGIGDALESVEGETEVVVDGDNGTLLVSPDDTERAAAASDSGAAVVDESVKTTDGRHVEVAANVGQPAELEPAAERGADGVGLYRTEFLFLDRETPPSEDEQYEAVREALDTFPDGRVVVRTLDIGGDKRIPYLDLPEEENPFLGERGIRRSLDPDSDLFATQLRALLRAGADGAGDLSIMFPLVATVEELEAALDTLDAAAAEVEGCNADAVDPEVGVMIETPSAAFMADELATRVDFLSIGTNDLTQYVMAADRENERVDDLHDPTHPGVLRAIHRTVTAAHAEDAWVGMCGEMAGDPDLTELLVGLGLDELSMSAVTIPEVKTAISETEYSTASERGDRARLAATRSEVNTTIDT, from the coding sequence ATGGCTGAACGCACGCTCCACGGGACCGGTGCAACGCCTCGCTCCGGCGTCGGGACAGTTGTCTGGTACGGTCGCGACATCTCGCTCCCGGACCCGGACGGCGTGGAAGTCGATCCCGAGACGGCGGTCCAGCGGTTCGCCGACGCGGTCGACACCGCCCGCGCTGAACTGGAATCTGAGCGCGAGGCGACCGCCGAACGTGTCGGCGAAGACGAGGCCGCGGTGTTCGATGCGCACATCCAGTTCCTCGAAGACCCGACAATCGAGGACGCAGTCGAGACGATGATTGCCGATGGGATTCCCGCACCGAACGCCGTCGATGCCGCGTTCAGCGAACACATCGAACAGTTCGAGGGGATGGACGGGCGGATGGCCGAGCGAGCGGACGACCTTCGCGACGTCCGTGACCGACTCCTCCGTCTGCTGACGGACGGGGAGCGGGTCGACCTCGGTGACTTACCGGCGGGCAGTGTCGTCCTCGCCGAGCGGTTGACTCCCAGTGACACGGCACAACTCGACCCAGAACGCGTCGCCGGGTTCGCCACGGTAACCGGCGGCCGGACGTCCCACGCGGCGATTTTCGCCCGTTCGCTGGCCTTGCCAGCCGTCGTTGGAATCGGCGACGCGCTCGAATCTGTTGAGGGCGAAACAGAGGTCGTGGTCGACGGCGACAACGGGACCCTGCTGGTCAGTCCTGATGACACCGAACGAGCGGCCGCAGCAAGCGACTCGGGAGCCGCTGTCGTCGATGAGTCAGTCAAAACAACTGATGGACGACACGTCGAAGTGGCGGCGAACGTCGGCCAGCCGGCGGAACTGGAACCCGCAGCAGAACGGGGTGCTGACGGCGTTGGCCTCTACCGGACCGAGTTCCTCTTTCTCGACCGGGAAACGCCGCCGTCGGAGGACGAACAGTACGAGGCCGTCCGAGAGGCACTCGATACGTTTCCGGACGGACGCGTCGTCGTCCGGACGCTGGATATCGGGGGCGACAAGCGCATCCCGTACCTGGACCTGCCGGAAGAAGAGAACCCGTTCCTCGGTGAGCGGGGAATCCGACGCTCGCTCGACCCGGATTCGGACCTGTTCGCCACGCAGCTCCGTGCACTCCTGCGTGCTGGGGCGGACGGAGCCGGAGACCTCTCCATCATGTTCCCGCTGGTCGCCACTGTCGAGGAACTCGAGGCTGCACTAGACACGCTGGACGCAGCTGCGGCCGAGGTTGAAGGCTGCAACGCTGACGCCGTTGATCCCGAAGTCGGCGTTATGATAGAAACGCCGAGCGCCGCCTTCATGGCCGACGAACTCGCCACGCGGGTGGATTTCCTCTCTATCGGGACAAACGACCTCACGCAGTACGTAATGGCCGCCGACCGGGAGAACGAGCGCGTCGATGACCTACACGACCCGACGCATCCGGGGGTCCTGCGCGCGATCCATCGGACAGTTACCGCAGCCCACGCCGAAGACGCCTGGGTGGGGATGTGCGGCGAGATGGCCGGCGACCCCGATTTGACGGAACTGCTTGTCGGTCTCGGTCTCGACGAACTCAGCATGAGCGCCGTGACGATTCCTGAAGTCAAGACGGCCATCAGCGAAACCGAGTACAGTACCGCGAGCGAGCGCGGGGACCGCGCCCGACTCGCCGCAACGCGAAGCGAAGTCAATACCACAATAGATACATGA
- a CDS encoding PTS fructose transporter subunit IIC, whose protein sequence is MSLTMTDQDRAESALRAHVTSVKEDLMTGVSFMIPFVTIGGIFLAVAYAIGDTQTVFENTGSAGWFLAQIGVAGLTIMVPILGGYIAYAIADRPGLAPGFLLAYILQQGNVVAEAATVIGISGGEAGAGYLGAIVAGLLAGYVARFFKNLDVPEFIQPMMPVLLIPAATMAVLTPIMLFVLGVPVALANEGLTSFLQSMQGGQAIVVGLILGGMMAFDMGGPVNKVAYVFATGLITEEIYAPMAAVMIGGMIPPIGLALSNFIAPHKYAAEMYENGKSGIVLGLSFITEGAIPYAAADPLRVIPAIVAGSAVGGATSMALGVTMPAPHGGIFVVLLSNQPLAFLGSILLGSLVTAVVATVIKPDFEDRVDAGAETSSTQPTDD, encoded by the coding sequence ATGTCGTTGACCATGACAGATCAAGACCGGGCCGAGAGTGCGCTTCGCGCTCACGTAACCTCCGTCAAGGAGGACCTGATGACGGGCGTATCGTTCATGATTCCCTTCGTAACTATCGGGGGTATCTTCCTCGCCGTCGCGTACGCGATAGGGGACACACAGACAGTGTTCGAGAACACCGGCTCGGCAGGCTGGTTCCTCGCACAGATCGGCGTTGCTGGGCTGACAATTATGGTTCCCATCCTCGGGGGCTACATCGCGTACGCCATCGCGGACCGCCCGGGACTCGCTCCGGGATTCCTGCTGGCATACATTCTCCAGCAAGGGAACGTCGTCGCCGAAGCGGCGACGGTAATCGGCATCTCCGGTGGCGAGGCCGGTGCCGGCTACCTCGGCGCAATCGTCGCTGGGCTGCTGGCTGGGTACGTCGCGCGCTTCTTCAAGAACCTCGACGTCCCCGAGTTCATCCAGCCGATGATGCCAGTGTTGCTAATCCCTGCCGCAACGATGGCAGTTCTGACACCCATCATGCTGTTCGTGCTGGGCGTCCCCGTCGCACTCGCTAATGAGGGCCTAACCTCGTTCCTGCAGTCGATGCAGGGCGGTCAGGCTATCGTCGTCGGCCTCATCCTCGGCGGGATGATGGCCTTCGACATGGGTGGCCCAGTCAACAAGGTCGCCTACGTGTTCGCGACCGGGCTCATCACGGAGGAGATCTACGCGCCGATGGCCGCGGTGATGATCGGCGGGATGATTCCGCCGATCGGCCTCGCGCTCTCGAACTTCATTGCGCCACACAAGTACGCGGCGGAGATGTACGAGAACGGGAAAAGCGGTATCGTACTCGGCCTGTCGTTCATCACCGAGGGTGCGATTCCGTACGCGGCCGCGGACCCGCTCCGCGTCATCCCGGCTATCGTGGCCGGTAGCGCTGTGGGCGGTGCGACATCGATGGCCCTCGGCGTCACGATGCCTGCGCCCCACGGCGGTATCTTCGTGGTCCTGCTGTCGAACCAGCCACTCGCATTCTTGGGCAGCATCCTGCTGGGTTCACTCGTGACGGCTGTTGTTGCGACGGTTATCAAGCCGGACTTCGAGGACCGCGTCGACGCCGGGGCAGAGACGAGCAGCACGCAACCGACGGACGACTAA
- a CDS encoding HPr family phosphocarrier protein: MTVERTVTIVPEAGLHARPASAFVQAVNDHEAEVSAGRPDSDLVQAASMIAVTSLGVGQGDDIKLVADGPDAEAVLDELERILTTPEAELDTDDG, encoded by the coding sequence ATGACGGTCGAGCGTACTGTCACGATTGTTCCGGAGGCGGGCCTACACGCTCGACCGGCGTCGGCGTTCGTCCAAGCTGTGAACGACCACGAGGCTGAAGTCTCGGCCGGTCGCCCGGATAGTGACCTCGTCCAGGCGGCGAGTATGATCGCCGTCACCAGCCTCGGCGTCGGACAGGGCGACGACATCAAACTGGTCGCCGACGGGCCGGATGCGGAGGCAGTGCTCGACGAACTGGAGCGGATACTGACAACACCAGAGGCGGAACTGGACACTGACGATGGCTGA